The following are encoded together in the Humulus lupulus chromosome 5, drHumLupu1.1, whole genome shotgun sequence genome:
- the LOC133778593 gene encoding long chain acyl-CoA synthetase 4-like, which yields MAQKKYIFEVEKAKEAKDGRPSMGPVYRSVFAKDGFPPPIEGLDCCWDVFRISVERNPDNRMLGRREVVDGKAGKYVWQTYKEVYKCVMKLGNAMRSCGFGEGDKCGIYGANSAEWIMSMQACNAHGLYCVPLYDTLGAGAIEFVLNHAEVAIAFAEEKKLPELLKTFPSTTNYLKTIVSFGKVTPEQKESVEKFGVRIYSWEEFLQLGNDKDFDLPVKKKTDICTIMYTSGTTGDPKGVLISNESIISLLAGVRRLLESVNEELTEKDVYLSYLPLAHIFDRVIEELFILHGASIGFWRGDVKLLLEDIGELKPTIFCAVPRVLDRVYSGLTQKISSGGFLKKTLFNLAYSFKYNNMRKGHKHVEASPICDKVVFNKVKQGLGGNVRLILSGAAPLSTHVEAYLRVVTCAHVLQGYGLTETCAGTFVSLPNELPMLGTVGPPVPNVDVCLESVPEMGYDALVEVPRGEVCVKGSTLFSGYYKREDLTREVMIDGWFHTGDVGEWQADGSLKIIDRKKNIFKLSQGEYVAVENLENIYGLVSDIDSIWIYGSSFESFLVAVINPNQQALERWAQENNISGDFKSLCENARAKEYIMGELNKIGKEKKLKGFEFVRAVHLDPEAFDMERDLITPTYKKKRPQLLKYYKNVIDNMYKEGNKPRT from the exons ATGGCGCAGAAGAAGTATATTTTTGAGGTCGAAAAGGCCAAGGAAGCCAAGGATGGAAGGCCTTCAATGGGACCTGTTTATCGAAGTGTGTTCGCCAAGGATGGCTTCCCTCCCCCGATTGAAGGATTGGATTGTTGCTGGGATGTCTTTAG GATTTCTGTGGAGAGAAATCCTGATAACCGAATGCTTGGTCGCCGAGAGGTTGTGGATGGGaag GCTGGAAAGTATGTTTGGCAAACGTATAAAGAGGTTTATAAATGTGTGATGAAACTTGGAAATGCCATGCGCAGTTGCGGTTTCGGAGAA GGAGACAAATGTGGTATTTATGGTGCCAATTCCGCCGAGTGGATTATGAGCATGCAG GCTTGCAATGCTCATGGACTCTATTGTGTTCCGTTGTATGACACCTTAG GTGCTGGTGCGATTGAGTTCGTCTTAAACCATGCTGAGGTTGCAATTGCTTTTGCAGAAGAAAAAAAGCTTCCTGAG CTTTTGAAAACATTTCCTAGCACCACAAATTATCTAAAAA CAATTGTGAGTTTTGGCAAGGTTACACCGGAACAAAAGGAATCTGTTGAAAAGTTTGGAGTGAGGATCTATTCCTGGGAAGAGTTTTTGCAATTG GGTAATGATAAAGATTTTGACCTTCCAGTGAAAAAGAAAACTGATATATGCACTATAATGTATACTAGTGGAACTACTGGCGACCCTAAGGGCGTACTGATATCCAATGAGAGCATCATTTCTCTTTTGGCCGGGGTGAGGCGATTGCTTGAGAGTGTAAATGAAGAG TTGACCGAGAAAGATGTATATCTTTCATATCTTCCCCTTGCACATATCTTTGATCGGGTGATTGAGGAGTTATTTATTTTGCATGGTGCCTCAATAGGGTTCTGGCGCGGA GATGTCAAATTATTACTTGAAGACATTGGTGAGCTAAAACCAACTATTTTTTGTGCCGTTCCCCGTGTGCTGGATAGAGTTTACTCTG GTTTGACACAGAAGATTTCTTCTGGGGGATTCTTAAAGAAGACTCTCTTCAATCTTGCATACTCATT CAAGTATAATAACATGAGAAAGGGGCATAAACATGTAGAAGCATCTCCAATATGTGACAAAGTTGTATTTAATAAG GTGAAGCAAGGATTGGGAGGTAATGTACGGCTTATCCTGTCTGGAGCTGCTCCTCTATCTACTCATGTAGAGGCTTACTTAAGAGTTGTGACATGTGCTCACGTTTTGCAAGGATATG GTCTAACTGAAACTTGCGCGGGAACATTTGTCTCCCTACCAAATGAACTACCAATGCTTGGTACAGTGGGGCCTCCAGTACCCAATGTTGATGTATGCCTGGAATCGGTTCCGGAAATGGGATATGATGCCCTTGTAGAAGTACCGCGTGGAGAAGTATGTGTGAAGGGAAGCACCTTATTCTCTGGGTACTACAAACGTGAAGACCTAACCAGGGAGGTCATGATTGATGGATGGTTCCATACAG GTGATGTTGGTGAGTGGCAAGCAGATGGAAGCTTGAAAATCATCGACCGtaagaaaaatattttcaagCTTTCTCAAGGAGAATATGTGGCAGTTGAGAACTTAGAGAACATTTATGGTCTTGTTTCTGACATTGACTCA ATATGGATTTACGGGAGCAGCTTTGAGTCCTTCCTCGTTGCCGTGATTAACCCTAACCAACAAGCACTGGAACGTTGGGCCCAAGAGAATAATATATCTGGCGACTTCAAGTCTCTTTGTGAAAATGCAAGAGCAAAGGAATACATTATGGGAGAGCTCAATAAGATTGGCAAAGAGAAAAAG TTGAAAGGTTTTGAGTTCGTAAGAgctgttcaccttgacccagaggCATTTGACATGGAGCGTGACCTCATTACTCCAACATATAAGAAAAAGAGACCCCAGTTGCTCAAATACTACAAG aatgtgattgataacatgtacAAGGAGGGAAACAAGCCCAGGACCTGA